The Klebsiella aerogenes KCTC 2190 region CCCCCACTTTAGGCCGATACATTTTCCATTAATCAGGTCGATAACAGAATAACTTGCATTGGGGTGAGCATAGCGAGGGAAACTATTGACAGTCCCTTCTTTAAGAATTGCCAGAGTGCCCTGACTGACATGCCCGTGAGACACAATACATATTGTTTGTTGATGTGATGAGGTATCTTCCAGGTTTTGTAAAAAACGCATAACTCGCTGAGAAGCATGCGCCAGTGACTCCCCCCCAGGTGGACAATACTCTGCATCAAGCCTGAATAACGCATTTGCATAGTTTGGATGTTTTTGTCTGAGTAGTTCTAACGGCATACCTTCAAACTGACCAAAGGCCTGCTCTTTAAGGGCCGGTTCAGCCGTCAGTGAACAATGAAAGTGTTCAGCCAGGCTTTGCCCCATTTGCCAGGCACGCCCAAGCGGAGAAGCGTAAACACGCTCTATTTGATACTCACTTGCACTAAACGCTGCTAGTAGGACGGATGTTTCACGCAAACCCCGACAGGTCAAGGAGCTATCGCTGTGCCCCTGAATAATTCCTTCCCAATTCCACTCTGTTTCTGCGTGTCGAACAAGTATCAATTTCATCGTTAGCTGGCCATGCTCGTTGTTGATCAAAATGTCCCAACTGCGCGATATCAAACACACACCGTTGAAGCAGCGGAAGGCTTTCCTGTTTTGGAAATAATGAACAAGTGTAGCTTATTGCCGTTATGCAGCGGCTCTGGGTGTGGGGCGCTGAATTTTATCCGTAGTTAACTTCCGCTCCTGGCACAATGCGGACCAAGACATCAACAATACTCATCGAACCCTAAGCAGGTCTGAATATCTTGTTGTATAGCGAGGCGAAAGCATTTCTCTCTTCATCTGCCAGGTGGCCTGGATCCCCTGTCCAGCAAAATAGAGAGTTCCCCTTCCGTCCTTTGCATTGAGGTGGTCGAGAACTTCCATCAGTTTCTCACTATTCTGCCTTGGCGCATTATCGTCGAACAGGTTCAGCTGCGCGACACCCTGGCTATAGAAATCACCGAGCATGATCCCCGCTTTCTGATACCTGTGCCCGTCGACCCATATCGCATCCAGGCACTTTACTGCGGCATTGATGATATCCCGGCTATCCTGCGTGGGCGTCAGCAACTTAATGGATCCGCTGTTACCGTAGTATTTTTCGTTCAGCGCAAAGGGAGATGTCTTCACAAAGGTGGAAATATAGCGACAGTACTGATGCTCTCCACGAAGTTTCTCTGCCCCTCTGGCCGCATATGAACAAATAGCCTGGCGCATTTGTTCATAGGTGGTAATGCGTTCCCCGAACGACCGGCTGCAGACGATTTCCTGTTTCACTGGCGCAAACTCTTCCAGTTCAAGACACGGCTCGCCGCGAAGTTCCCGGACGGTTCTCTCAAGCACAACGTTGAAGTGCTTACGGATGAAGCGAATATCCGTATCAGCTAGCTGTAGGACGGTTTTTATCCCCATAGCCTCAAGCTTTTTGCTGATACGGCGACCAACACCCCACACCTCATCAACCGGAAGTAAAGCCATCAGTTTGCGCTGCCGTTCCACATTCGAAAGGTCGACAACTCCGCCAGTGGCTTTCCATGTTTTCGCCGCATGATTGGCGAGTTTTGCCAGCGTCTTTGTTTGTGCGATCCCTACCCCGACCGGGAGCCTGGTATTACGGTAAACGGTATCTTTTAACTCATGTCCGAACTCTTCCAGCACACGACAATTACGTACACCAGTTATATCGCAAAATGCCTCATCAATGCTGTAGATTTCAACTCTGGGACATATTTCCTCCAGTGTCGTCATGACCCTGTTGCTCATATCCGCGTAGAGCTCATAGTTCGAACTGAAGCAAACCACTCCATGCCGGCGGAACTGGTCTTTGCATTTGAAGTACGGATCCCCCATCTTAATACCAAGCTTCTTGGCTTCGGCAGAACGCGCTATCACGCAACCATCGTTGTTGGACAATACGACAACTGGCTTCCCTCGCAGATCCGGCCTGAAAATGGTTTCGCAGCTCGCATAGAAGCTGTTCACATCAACCAGAGCAAACATTACATCACCGGGCTGTCATCAAAACCGGCTTTACTGATGATGTGAGTTACCACTCCTATCAGCTCAACATCCGCTAGCATATCCCCTTCAATAGCGTCGCCGTCCTCCGTAATGAGCGATCCTCCAAGGAAGCGCGCAAACTGCTGTACCCCGCAATATGAGATAAGTAAAACCGCTGATGCTAACGGCGATGATGAGCGCTCAACTACGGCGATGCCACGTTGTGTATCAACGAATGTTGCATGCTGGCTTATGCCGGTTACTTCATAAAACTGTGGTTGTTGAAGCATGATCTGTCACTCCATTTATACTGTTTTTATATACAGTAGTTTTTATGGAAGAGGAGATCAAGACAGGGAGCGTCTATTGATGAATGCCATTGTTGTAACGCAATGCTTCGCAAGGATTTGCTGAGAAAATTGATAATGTGTTTATCACACCATCTGCGAACACATCAGTCACCTGCTACGTGGTTGCTATAGTTTACGGTACACATCGTAATTCATTTCTCTGAAACCAATTATTTTTCCACAGCAAATCCCAGGTTCTGTTCTATGTTTAAGTCCCTACTCAGTTATATACCCTAATCACAAACGAATTTACAACCGGTAAAATGTTCATCATTAAGATACGCATTGATCATCAAACGCTTTAGTGAAACTAAATTCAGTCATCATACTTTTAAATTAATCCAACTTGCACAAAATACTGTTTGTTTATACAGTTAAATGAAATATACAGAAAGCAAGAGAGGCAAGAATGATTACTGATGACACTTTAAGAGAAGATTTAAACTCTCCACAAGAGGGGTTTGGAGGAGACCTGGTTAATACTCCTTATCACATGAGTGTAACCAAATTACTAAGTCTAGGTCGTATAGTATACCCAGAAATGTATGGCATAGATTTACCTGCGCCAACGGATGACGATTTATGGACTTCAATGTTTAAGGGACTCTCCGAACTAGAGGATACATCATTATCTAGCGACTTACCTTACACCATTGACTTACGTGGGAAAACATACACACTCAAATCCACCCACAAACTCGATATTAATTTTAATATTATCAATGGTACTATTTTAATGGCTGGCGGTCAGATAGTTATGGGTGATGAGACCAGTGGGACCAAGACAAGAAGGCATTATCTTAGGGACCTCAAGGTTAGATATATCGATGATGGAAAATCTTACTATAATGATGCCTTAATTAAAATTGCCAGGTGTTATAATACATTTGTCATCAATTGTGACTTTTGGGCAGGAATCTCTACAAATAAAGATGCCGATGGCAATCCGCTTCGAGCCAGATATGGCCTGTGGCTTGGTTCAAAAAGAGCCTGGGGATGCTCAATAATTGGTGGGGAGTATTACGGTGGGCAAATTTGTTGTCGCATAGGATATACCAACGACCATACCGGCATAACAGTAACTGGCGGAGCTACATTCCACCATGGATTAGTAGGCAATCTGTTAATGTGCAACCCTGCTGGTTCTATGGTATCCGGGTGTAACATTGAGCATTCTGAAGATGGCGCATGGGGTTTGGCCATTACTTCTAACACCAACAGTGGTAGTAATTCAGCGCATGGTGTAATAATTGAAGGGTGTTATCTGTATAATAACGGGAATGGCACGAACGGAAATGCTAATACTGAAGCTGGCGTCTTAATAGGTTGCGATGTTCCAGGAACAAATGGATTTGATAACAGTGGAGTAATGATATCAAGTCTTAACACTGCTCATAGCATCACTGTAAGAAATAGCTATATTGTTTCTCCAAAGCAATTACGAGCAGTTAAACTGAGAGGATTGTATGGGTTAAAAGTTGAAGATAATAAATATGGTGTTGCACTCAATGAAACATATGGATTTTCTGTTGAGGGAACAGCAGCAAGAACGTTTATTATTAACAATAGGAATCAATCAACAGGTATTTCAGATGAAGTTGAATATTCCTCTACAAATAAACCTCAGATTGGTGGAAGAGTCGGCACCTATACTCCTGGTGTTGCAGGTAAGGATATACCAGGAAACATTAGTTACAGTTCCAGAGGCTGTGATTATTACATAGATAATGGCATGTGCAATCTCTCATTATGGTTAGCTGTAAGTTCAGTTAATACAAAACCCTCTGGTGATTTATTTATTAAGCTTCCAGTACCTATTAGCTTGGGGAAAAAATCTGGATGCGGTGTATTTACACTGGAACTAGATGGTTCTGTCACACTCGCCACAGGGATCAGTGTACCAAACAATTCATTACCTGTGACCGCATCAATTACGAATGGAAATGAAATGAAACTTTATATCGCAGGAGTTCCGATGCAGGGGAACGTAATAAAAAGCCTAACCGAAATTCAACTTTCTATATTATACCCTGTTGATGGGGCTATTTTCACAGGTTAGAAAAGTGGCAACCACATTCATTTTTATCCTTGAACATGCTGCCACCCGCAAAGGTGGCAGCATGCATTCAGACCAGCCCTCTCTCATGGAGAATATCCATCCCCACACTCACCATCGCATCACGCTGATCTGCAGTGAACGCGCCGTCATAGTAGGCAACGCACGCAATGTCACCGTACATAGACGAGGTGGTGAGGCCGTTGGGATCGCCACCGATGCTGACAGCCGTATCAAGCGACGTGTTTTCCGGGAAGCCGGTACCGATAGGACCATACTGCAATCCGGCATCACTGATCCTCACGCTGGCCGCTTTAGTGACCGGGTCAAATACGCCTACAGCCACATACCATTTGCCGATTTCCGCGTTGATAACACTGGCGGCAGCAATGGTCCCCGGCGTGCCACTCGGGTAGATATAGGACATGTAGAAGCCGCCGCTGTAATAGAAGTTAAAGCCTGCGCTGTTTACACGATTGCTGAGGATGTTGATATAGCGGTCAGCGGCATCCAGCTTAAACGCGACGAT contains the following coding sequences:
- a CDS encoding histidine phosphatase family protein; translation: MKLILVRHAETEWNWEGIIQGHSDSSLTCRGLRETSVLLAAFSASEYQIERVYASPLGRAWQMGQSLAEHFHCSLTAEPALKEQAFGQFEGMPLELLRQKHPNYANALFRLDAEYCPPGGESLAHASQRVMRFLQNLEDTSSHQQTICIVSHGHVSQGTLAILKEGTVNSFPRYAHPNASYSVIDLINGKCIGLKWGIATHLRHLN
- a CDS encoding Y-family DNA polymerase, with the translated sequence MFALVDVNSFYASCETIFRPDLRGKPVVVLSNNDGCVIARSAEAKKLGIKMGDPYFKCKDQFRRHGVVCFSSNYELYADMSNRVMTTLEEICPRVEIYSIDEAFCDITGVRNCRVLEEFGHELKDTVYRNTRLPVGVGIAQTKTLAKLANHAAKTWKATGGVVDLSNVERQRKLMALLPVDEVWGVGRRISKKLEAMGIKTVLQLADTDIRFIRKHFNVVLERTVRELRGEPCLELEEFAPVKQEIVCSRSFGERITTYEQMRQAICSYAARGAEKLRGEHQYCRYISTFVKTSPFALNEKYYGNSGSIKLLTPTQDSRDIINAAVKCLDAIWVDGHRYQKAGIMLGDFYSQGVAQLNLFDDNAPRQNSEKLMEVLDHLNAKDGRGTLYFAGQGIQATWQMKREMLSPRYTTRYSDLLRVR
- a CDS encoding LamG-like jellyroll fold domain-containing protein translates to MAGVRILCNQVIPVTDWNHDYVTIKSKLESKSPLPTIASFDLLNPLDNSGHGYTVKPNGGQIRDWGLHYPNGAKPSVTDLVKAGQGAVSFIVAFKLDAADRYINILSNRVNSAGFNFYYSGGFYMSYIYPSGTPGTIAAASVINAEIGKWYVAVGVFDPVTKAASVRISDAGLQYGPIGTGFPENTSLDTAVSIGGDPNGLTTSSMYGDIACVAYYDGAFTADQRDAMVSVGMDILHERGLV